A stretch of Eubalaena glacialis isolate mEubGla1 chromosome 10, mEubGla1.1.hap2.+ XY, whole genome shotgun sequence DNA encodes these proteins:
- the LOC133099840 gene encoding uncharacterized protein LOC133099840, whose product MQPEKCGSQPGGAVAAPAAWQKFGGCCLRKQLLWAEAGADSMEGAPRWAQPSRDTSVRLANLSTGFSNRYLTLNMSKIQLYSTFSPQSSSLSQQQLYPSNCLASEFTVFQQLRRLRPPTGLASSEETHPQANSQDPEGANGARIPEPRAGQPPSRAGIGPHPGLQRVQGRPRGRRRKQAEWGWERRAVAERKGPGGHLAASPGTSELGAATPPAGQDSIPPRKGSDFLSGPPQGKINGLWHFPAFLIFNKTIVGGWPLCLLLGGSKPAHSRARGGASAIQQAGREQCLFVAGPRGSCGSATPRALPLENSESSRKPCSSSRSRPGKKAKHPF is encoded by the exons ATGCAACCGG AGAAGTGTGGCTCTCAGCCCGGAGGGGCTGTGGCGGCCCCCGCTGCTTGGCAGAAGTTTGGGGGATGCTGCCTACGGAAGCAGCTCCTCTGGGCTGAGGCCGGGGCTGACTCCATGGAGGGGGCCCCCAGGTGGG cccagccctcccGAGACACGAGTGTCCGCCTAGCCAACCTCTCCACTGGCTTTTCTAATAGATACCTCACCCTGAATATGTCCAAAATTCAGCTCTACTCCACCTTTTCTCCACAGTCTTCCAGTCTCAGTCAGCAGCAGCTCTATCCTTCCAACTGCTTGGC CTCTGAGTTCACCGTTTTCCAGCAACTTCGCCGGCTCCGGCCTCCCACTGGGCTTGCCAGCAGCGAGGAGACGCACCCGCAGGCGAACTCACAG GATCCAGAGGGGGCGAACGGGGCTCGGATCCCGGAGCCGAGGGCTGGCCAGCCGCCTTCCCGAGCTGGGATCGGGCCCCACCCGGGTCTTCAGCGGGTCCAAGGGAGGCCCAGAGG GCGCCGAAGAAAACAGGCTGAGTGGGGCTGGGAAAGGCGCGCAGTTGCCGAGAGGAAGGGGCCTGGAGGTCACCTGGCCGCCTCCCCGGGGACCTCGGAGCTTGGTGCGGCCACACCGCCGGCGGGACAAGACTCGATCCCGCCCAGGAAAGGGAGCGACTTTCTCTCCGGCCCACCCCAAGGGAAAATAAACGGTCTCTGGCACTTTCCTGCATTCCTGATTTTTAACAAAACTATTGTTGGAGGTTGGCCCCTGTGCTTGCTCCTCGGCGGGAGCAAACCTGCCCACTCCCGGGCCCGCGGCGGAGCCAGCGCCATCCAGCAGGCAGGCCGGGAACAATGCCTCTTTGTAGCGGGCCCTCGAGGCAGCTGCGGCTCCGCCACGCCCAGGGCCCTCCCCTTAGAGAATTCCGAAAGCAGTCGCAAGCCCTGCTCTTCCTCGAGGTCTCGACCTGGGAAGAAAGCAAAGCATCCTTTCTAA